Proteins from one Toxotes jaculatrix isolate fToxJac2 chromosome 13, fToxJac2.pri, whole genome shotgun sequence genomic window:
- the LOC121191491 gene encoding transmembrane protein 272-like isoform X1: protein MNPSPEVENRSQNAVRISSVVVVNIIWWMVMIAGIAVGATHLSRCPVQPNIPIYLIVMGAASLLSLSLTYTSSTCTDGAVHILSLVCTGFLHFFTFCWFIAGSVWVYSVYPPSYTPGEARYCHKTIFQFAFIVITVTWALMALIFFCGCCFGALTCSKTVMARGRLIPSRTSFYGGISDFQEPIGGKV from the exons ATGAACCCGTCTCCAGAGGTGGAAAACAGGTCTCAGAATGCCGTGAGGATTTCATCAGTTG TTGTGGTCAATATAATTTGGTGGATGGTCATGATTGCAGGCATTGCAGTGG GGGCTACACATCTGAGCCGTTGTCCAGTACAGCCTAACATCCCCATCTACTTAATAGTGATGGGAGCGGCCagtctcctttctctttctctgacctACACCAGCAGCACCTGTACAGATGGCGCAGTTCACATCCTGAGCTTAGTCTGCACGGGCTTCCTGCACTTCTTCACTTTCTGCTGGTTCATTGCAG GTAGTGTCTGGGTTTATTCTGTATATCCTCCCAGCTACACACCAGGGGAGGCTCGATACTGCCACAAGACAATCTTCCAGTTTGCTTTTATTGTCATCACAGTGACTTGGGCGTTAATGGCTCTCATCTTcttctgtggctgctgcttcGGTGCACTGACCTGCTCTAAGACTGTGATGGCGAGAGGCCGCTTGATACCCAGCCGCACTTCCTTCTATGGTGGGATAAGTGATTTTCAAGAACCCATTGGTGGTAAAGTGTGA
- the LOC121191491 gene encoding uncharacterized protein LOC121191491 isoform X2: MNPSPEVENRSQNAVRISSVVVVNIIWWMVMIAGIAVGATHLSRCPVQPNIPIYLIVMGAASLLSLSLTYTSSTCTDGAVHILSLVCTGFLHFFTFCWFIAVTWALMALIFFCGCCFGALTCSKTVMARGRLIPSRTSFYGGISDFQEPIGGKV; encoded by the exons ATGAACCCGTCTCCAGAGGTGGAAAACAGGTCTCAGAATGCCGTGAGGATTTCATCAGTTG TTGTGGTCAATATAATTTGGTGGATGGTCATGATTGCAGGCATTGCAGTGG GGGCTACACATCTGAGCCGTTGTCCAGTACAGCCTAACATCCCCATCTACTTAATAGTGATGGGAGCGGCCagtctcctttctctttctctgacctACACCAGCAGCACCTGTACAGATGGCGCAGTTCACATCCTGAGCTTAGTCTGCACGGGCTTCCTGCACTTCTTCACTTTCTGCTGGTTCATTGCAG TGACTTGGGCGTTAATGGCTCTCATCTTcttctgtggctgctgcttcGGTGCACTGACCTGCTCTAAGACTGTGATGGCGAGAGGCCGCTTGATACCCAGCCGCACTTCCTTCTATGGTGGGATAAGTGATTTTCAAGAACCCATTGGTGGTAAAGTGTGA
- the mrpl9 gene encoding 39S ribosomal protein L9, mitochondrial gives MWSSGRRVLQDLLSQAAARSFSLTPPQNTVVVERCWQVPLSKVGRPPRLHPRRHRIYKLVEDTKHAPKENMELILTQTVPKLGGRGDTVFVKKSVGRNKLLPQGLAVYPSPENKHMFAEELRLLREGRPEDRIQTRTGQLTIEFLKRSKLEINKMPSEDFQLTKQVVCRQFLKKLGVVVPPHALSLPFEPIKDLGDYWCEVKVNGINTVRIPLSLVPYEDPSARYQQQLKRQKQEQQAAEDLSEAADEDEAVEKTSGDAAAKAGKDSVSQVSEVSHSTGTSAAEDTITSAAKTTQDTTAPPSDSPKKD, from the exons ATGTGGAGCTCAGGCCGCCGTGTCCTTCAGGATTTGCTCAGCCAGGCTGCTGCCAGGAGCTTCTCTCTGACTCCACCTCAG AATACAGTTGTGGTGGAGCGATGTTGGCAGGTCCCCTTGTCTAAAGTTGGCCGCCCTCCGAGGCTTCACCCCCGAAGACACAGAATCTACAAATTGGTTGAAGACACCAAACATGCTCCCAAGGAGAATATGGAGCTCATTCTAACTCAGACAGTACCAA AGCTTGGTGGGcgaggagacactgtgtttgtgaaaaaATCAGTCGGCCGAAACAAGCTGCTGCCCCAGGGTCTGGCAGTGTATCCATCACCAGAGAACAAACACATGTTTGCTGAGGAGTTAAGA CTTTTGCGTGAGGGGCGGCCAGAGGACAGAATCCAAACCCGCACTGGACAACTG acaATAGAATTCCTTAAACGCTCCAAACTGGAAATAAACAAGATGCCCTCTGAAGATTTCCAGCTCACCAAACAGGTCGTCTGCAGGCAGTTTCTCAAGAAG TTGGGAGTTGTTGTGCCACCTCATGCATTGAGTCTTCCATTTGAACCAATCAAAGACTTGGGCGACTACTGGTGTGAAGTTAAG GTTAATGGAATAAACACAGTTCGCATCCCCCTGTCACTGGTGCCATATGAAGACCCATCTGCAAGatatcagcagcagctgaaaagacaaaagcaggagcagcaggcagctgaaGACCTTTCAGAGGCCGCTGATGAAGATGAAGCTGTAGAGAAGACATCAGGTGACGCAGCAGCGAAGGCTGGTAAAGACTCTGTGAGTCAAGTTAGTGAAGTGTCACACTCAACAGGAACTTCAGCTGCTGAGGATACAATCACCTCAGCTGCAAAGACAACTCAAGACACAACAGCACCACCAAGTGACAGCCCGAAAAAAGATTAA
- the prcc gene encoding proline-rich protein PRCC gives MSLVAYGSSDDSDSEEISTSTAPESKVSAGGLFSLLPAPKKQGSAGGHDGTSKETKANPSAGESTSNNDLDPQPSKGGLFSSLPKPRKRAEPVKITVPQIQRQDSDSDDDEPARKKQQPQGAGSGLSALLPQPKNLTVKETDRPLIPHALTKRQEPKGPKPGTPAQGLLGSSASPSAIKAAAKSATLQLARQIAADDQDNEEDITPQNYFSLGESSQPLPAVVPSLDLEPGAPAEPLPIAPADEPGQSDAPLDFGGNHEGGGVWGGQYSHYHQPMTGPEAFPQEYYNESYYQDPNPGLSEEAEEPGHSAMFDDEAFMRLQGKRNRGKEEVKFLEIKGDDQLSGNQQWMTKSMTEEKQNRQSFSKKKGEQPTGQQRRKHQITYLIHQAKERELELKNNWADNKLTRRQTQAKYGF, from the exons ATGTCTTTAGTCGCTTATGGCAGCAGTGATGATAGTGACTCGGAGGAAATCTCGACCTCTACCGCACCGGAGAGCAAAGTCAGCGCAGGAGGGCTCTTCTCACTCCTGCCTGCTCCTAAAAAGCAAGGATCTGCAGGAGGACACGATGGAACAAGCAAGGAGACAAAAGCGAACCCTTCAGCAGGGGAAAGCACGTCAAACAACGACCTAGATCCTCAACCATCTAAAGGAGGCTTATTTTCGAGTCTGCCTAAGCCGAGGAAGCGAGCAGAGCCAGTCAAGATCACTGTCCCACAGATCCAGCGACAGGAT TCAgactctgatgatgatgaaccaGCAAGGAAGAAGCAACAACCTCAG GGTGCAGGCTCAGGCCTGTCTGCCCTTCTACCACAACCCAAAAACCTGACagtgaaggagacagacagaccccTAATTCCTCATGCTCTCACCAAACGGCAAGAACCCAAAGGACCCAAGCCTGGAACGCCTGCGCAGGGTCTGCTTGGTTCTAGCGCGTCTCCCTCTGCTATCAAAGCTGCAGCAAAGTCGGCCACTCTGCAGCTGGCTAGACAAATAGCCGCTGATGACCAGGATAATGAGGAGGACATAACCCCACAAAACTACTTCTCCCTAGGCGAAAGCTCCCAGCCCCTCCCTGCAGTCGTCCCAAGCTTGGACCTTGAGCCAGGAGCCCCTGCAGAGCCTCTTCCTATCGCACCTGCTGATGAGCCTGGTCAGTCAGATGCCCCACTCGACTTTGGGGGGAACCATGAGGGAGGTGGTGTATGGGGAGGTCAATATTCTCACTATCACCAGCCCATGACAGGCCCAGAGGCTTTCCCTCAG GAATATTATAATGAGTCATACTACCAAGATCCTAACCCCGGATTGTCAGAGGAGGCTGAAGAGCCTGGCCACTCTGCCATGTTTGATGATGAAGCG TTCATGCGACTGCAggggaagagaaacagaggcaaaGAGGAGGTAAAGTTTCTGGAGATTAAGGGAGATGACCAGCTGAGTGGCAACCAGCAGTGGATGACCAAGAGCATGACAGAAGAGAAGCAGAACCGTCAGTCCTTCAGCAAG AAAAAAGGAGAACAACCTACAGGACAACAGCGGCGCAAGCACCAGATAACATATCTCATTCACCAG GCAAAGGAACGTGAGCTGGAGCTGAAGAACAACTGGGCAGATAACAAGCTAACCCGCCGGCAGACCCAGGCCAAATATGGTTTCTGA
- the si:dkey-266f7.9 gene encoding 1-phosphatidylinositol phosphodiesterase — protein sequence MSNIRGRPVKMLMILLGVIGLSYAAIQRPDYDDTPNPEFLNPSWMASIPDDRLLSEITMPGTHNAMALYGGVYAECQTWSLASQLKAGVRFLDIRVRHVNGNLTIHHGVSYQRAHFGDVLEGVADFLQEYPNETVLMRVKEEFSETYDIYGAVVDHIHRYAHWDLLWHSRLVPTMGEARGKLIILQDFPGPDLGMRYGSMDIADNWRVPTLLHVEEKWQSVYEHLEAAPAGNMAQIFLTYSSGAGVFAYPRAVAQRINAQLYDYLRAKTDLNQRLGIICMDFPAAPIIQMIIDFQLKEVTNRRQAFNPLSSKASLKYKISSLRKKMNKHFNINV from the exons ATGAGCAACATCAGAGGACGCCCAGTGAAAATGCTGATGATCCTGCTGGG TGTCATTGGTTTGAGTTATGCTGCCATTCAGAGACCTGACTACGATGATACACCCAACCCGGAGTTCCTCAACCCGTCCTGGATGGCCAGTATCCCTGATGATCGTCTGCTGTCTGAGATCACCATGCCTGGGACACACAACGCCATGGCCCTGTACGGCGGTGTGTATGCTGAATGCCAGACCTGGAGCTTGGCCTCCCAGCTCAAAGCAGGTGTCCGCTTTCTGGACATCCGTGTGCGTCACGTCAATGGGAACCTCACCATCCATCATGGGGTGTCATATCAGCGGGCACATTTTGGCGATGTGCTGGAGGGTGTGGCTGACTTCCTGCAGGAGTATCCCAATGAGACTGTGCTAATGCGTGTGAAGGAGGAGTTCAGCGAGACCTATGACATCTACGGTGCCGTGGTGGACCACATACATCGCTATGCTCACTGGGACCTGCTGTGGCACAGCCGGCTCGTGCCAACCATGGGAGAGGCCAGAGGGAAGCTCATCATCCTGCAAGACTTTCCAGGGCCAGACTTGGGAATGCGCTATGGATCCATGGACATAGCAGACAACTGGAGG GTTCCCACACTTCTGCACGTGGAGGAAAAGTGGCAGAGCGTCTATGAACACCTGGAGGCTGCACCTGCAGGAAACATGGCCCAGATCTTTCTCACCTACAGCAGTGGAGCTGGCGTGTTTGCATACCCCAGAGCCGTCGCTCAGCGCATCAATGCACAACTGTACGACTACCTGAGGGCCAAGACAGACCTGAACCAGCGCCTTGGAATCATATGCATGGACTTCCCTGCTGCTCCCATTATTCAAATGATAATTGATTTCCAGCTAAAAGAGGTCACAAACAGAAGACAAGCCTTTAACCCACTTTCTAGCAAGGCAAGTTTGAAATATAAAATTTCTTCTCTGAGAAAGAAGATGAACAagcattttaatattaatgTCTGA
- the LOC121191490 gene encoding hepatoma-derived growth factor-like: MPRSNRQKEYKPGDLVFAKMKGYPHWPARIDELPEGAVKSPSNKYQVFFFGTHETAFLGAKDLFPYDECKEKFGKANKRKGFAEGLWEIENNPTVTHEGYESSKKDNTSEGAGDTGSSEKADAEGSSDEDEGALVIDEKNERGGTKRKAEESTEASPKRPKDTGAEGDSKVDSSKSNAEAKLNDVAGPKATAPSSQSESKPEAQENAPAGGQLTADKPVTDSA; encoded by the exons ATGCCGAGGTCCAACAGGCAAAAGGAATACAAACCTGGTGATCTTGTATTTGCCAAAATGAAGGGGTATCCACACTGGCCAGCGAGG ATCGACGAGTTACCTGAAGGAGCAGTGAAATCGCCCTCAAACAAATACCAAGTGTTCTTTTTTGGAACACATGAGAC GGCATTCCTGGGGGCCAAGGATTTGTTCCCATATGATGAATGTAAGGAGAAGTTTGGTAAAGCAAACAAGAGGAAAGGCTTTGCTGAGGGACTCTGGGAGATTGAGAACAACCCCACTGTCACACATGAAGGCTACGAG TCATCGAAGAAGGACAACACATCAGAAGGAGCAGGGGATACAGGTAGTTCGGAGAAAGCAGATGCCGAGGGCAGCAGTGATGAGGATGAAGGAGCCCTGGTCATCGACGAGAAGAACGAGAGGGGGGGAACCAAACGAAAAGCAGAGGAGTCCACAGAG GCATCTCCCAAGCGGCCGAAGGACACAGGAGCAGAAGGTGACTCTAAAGTAGACAGCAGCAAGTCCAATGCAGAGGCCAAGCTCAACGATGTGGCTGGACCCAAGGCAACTGCTCCCTCCTCACAGAGCGAGTCAAAACCAGAGGCCCAGGAAAATGCTCCAGCAGGAGGTCAGCTAACAGCAGATAAG